Below is a window of Leishmania panamensis strain MHOM/PA/94/PSC-1 chromosome 30 sequence DNA.
GCAAAGCAGGCGCATAACGACGCAGTAAGATCTTTTGCACAGGATATGCTGGATGTTTGCGATGCCCTGCAAGTAGTTACAAGAAAAGTGGGGGAATACAGACAGAGGAACTCTTCCATCCCCCAAAGCGAAGCTTCGATCCTCACTGGTGTGATGCTCACTGAGGAAGTGGCGCTGAAGGTTCTGAAGCGGTATGGGGTGACACAAATGAATACCGTGGTTGGCGCCCCATTTGACGAgacgaaggaagagaagatcTTTACAGTTCCATCTACTCTTTCTCTTCAAGAAGGCAGTGTTGCTGAGATTGTGAAAAAAGGTTACCACATGAACGAGTCAGTTTTGCGGCGTGCGGAAGTTGGATTGAGCGAGGACCCCTAAGGGTACATTACACACTACAGCACAAGAGGacatttttttccctccaTCAATTCACTTGGCAACTAGGGCTCCTGTCGCCATCAGATTCTatgatgaaaaaaaaaaggcaagaTAGCGTTTACGCTGGGACCGATTCTTCTCGTTTCTTACGTTTGCCGTTCACACTATTTCCTCACTTCAGACGCTTGTTTTCGCTGCTGTTTACTCGGGACAtactcttctccttctctctggaCTTACTctcgaaaaaaaagaaaaaccaCGACTACACTGAAAGGTGTAACGTATTACCTCAGTGAGGATGCTTCGCCGTTGTGTTTCCGCTgtcgcgccagcagcgcatgTTCCTTACCCAGCCACCGCGGTGGCTGAAGTGCAGAAACGCTTTCTGAAAATTGTCAAGTCTACTTTCGGCTACTACCTAGCTCGGAGGGGACAGCGTAAGTTTCCGTTCCATCGTAGACCGCATATCAAGAACACTCAGGCAATGAATCTAAACGCGCCGTACTTCTGGAGCTACATGACGGCGAAGAGCCAgtcctttttccttcctgcGGATAATTACATAACTGGCGACTGGACAGGGAAGTTTTTCGTCTCAAAGCGACAGGTGTATACTCTTCAACATGCCACTGGCGGAGGAAAGGTGAGAGTCAAGTCGTTTCCATCCGTTTTCGAGCTGAACAGCCCTTCTCGATGGAATGTAGGCAAGGAAATGAACACATTAACGAAGCCGAGAATGGACCTCATCGACGATCAGATGCTTACGAAGAAGCAGCGTTTAGATTACGTGAA
It encodes the following:
- a CDS encoding hypothetical protein (TriTrypDB/GeneDB-style sysID: LpmP.30.0780); protein product: MLRRCVSAVAPAAHVPYPATAVAEVQKRFLKIVKSTFGYYLARRGQRKFPFHRRPHIKNTQAMNLNAPYFWSYMTAKSQSFFLPADNYITGDWTGKFFVSKRQVYTLQHATGGGKVRVKSFPSVFELNSPSRWNVGKEMNTLTKPRMDLIDDQMLTKKQRLDYVKAGFLPK